The Stigmatella ashevillena genomic sequence GGTCTCTTGGATCTGCGCGGTGACGAACTTGTCGCCCACGGTCAGCACCTTCAGGGTGCCATTGAGCTCCGTGAGGTAGCCCATCTTGCGCTTCTTGTTCACCGGGTGCTGCACTTCCTGGACGGTGCGGAAGATGAGGTAGCGGTCCCCCACCTTGGCGTCGGTCTTGCGCTTGAAGCGCACGTAGACCTTGTCCGGGAAGGAGAGCATCTCCGCGTCGGAGAAGGAGTTGTCGATCTGCCCCGCCTCGTCCACTTCCTTCTGGGTCACGAAGGCCTGCGTCGTGACCAGCGTGGCGCCCTGGGGCTGATAGGAGATCTTCCCGGAGACGCTCACCAGGTCCTCGCCGCTCAGCTCCGTGGCCGCCTGGAGTCCACCGCCGTCATCCTCCGGGCCGACGCCCGTCTCCACGCGCGAGGGAACCTCCTCGCCCGCGGGGAAGAAGCGCACCCGGTTGCCTGGGTAGATCCAGTGCGGGTTGGCGATCTCCGGGTTGTAGGACCAGACCTTGGGCCAGTACCAGGGGCTGCCCAAGTACTGCTGCGAGAGATCCCACAGGGTGTCGCCCCCCACCACGGTGTGCACCTCACCGGGGGCCGTCTCCCGGGCGCCCGCGACGTTGGGTCCCCGGGTAGAGCGAGGCTCATCGGCGACATCCGAGCCCTCCGTCTCTCCGCCTTCGGGGTCCTCGGCCTCCGCCTCCTGGGCGCGGGCCAGGCCGGGCGGCGCGATGACCAGGGCCAGGAGGAGCGATGTCAGGATCCGGGAGCGCATCGGACGACTTCCTTTCGGACTTCAGCTAGGGCGAGAGGGACGCGAGCCGCTGCTCTGCTTGTGTCGCGGCGGCTGTCCCTGGAAACTGGGTGATGACGCGGGTGTAGAGCGCGCGGGCGTCTTCCGGCTGCTTGAGCTTCAGCCGGCATTCGGCCAGCCGGAGCATGCCGTCGAGCACGGCATCCCCAGCGGGGTAGTTGCTGATGAGGCGCTCGAAGAGGCGGGAGGCGCCGTCGAGATCCTTGAGGCCGATCAGGCCCAACCCGCTGAAGTAGAGCGCATTGTCGGCGTGGGCATGGCGCGGGTTCTGCTCGGCGAAGGCTTGCAGCCTCACCACCCCTGTCTCCACGTTGCCCGTGCGCAGGGCCGACACGGCCTGCTCGAACTCCGCATCCAGGAGGGCCGTGTTCATCGGCGAGGAGGCGGGGGCTTCGTCCGGCGCGGAGCTGACGAACATCTCCATCTGATCACTGTCCGGCTCCGCCACGTCCACCTGGACGGGCAGCGCCGGGGCAGGCTCGGCCTTCGGCTTGAGCTTCACCACCGTCAAGGA encodes the following:
- a CDS encoding tetratricopeptide repeat protein, which codes for MLKRPFMLWRLIAAVPLCTLAACATGSATQAELASLRAEIRALREQQARVSEKVERMERSASVLSARPASPKAPVETPASAAGAPAPRTHEVPSLTVVKLKPKAEPAPALPVQVDVAEPDSDQMEMFVSSAPDEAPASSPMNTALLDAEFEQAVSALRTGNVETGVVRLQAFAEQNPRHAHADNALYFSGLGLIGLKDLDGASRLFERLISNYPAGDAVLDGMLRLAECRLKLKQPEDARALYTRVITQFPGTAAATQAEQRLASLSP
- a CDS encoding LysM peptidoglycan-binding domain-containing protein: MRSRILTSLLLALVIAPPGLARAQEAEAEDPEGGETEGSDVADEPRSTRGPNVAGARETAPGEVHTVVGGDTLWDLSQQYLGSPWYWPKVWSYNPEIANPHWIYPGNRVRFFPAGEEVPSRVETGVGPEDDGGGLQAATELSGEDLVSVSGKISYQPQGATLVTTQAFVTQKEVDEAGQIDNSFSDAEMLSFPDKVYVRFKRKTDAKVGDRYLIFRTVQEVQHPVNKKRKMGYLTELNGTLKVLTVGDKFVTAQIQETWNPIERTDLVGPYGEKLTDRIAVKPNNKQLKGYIVTALVPYLTFTGEHSVLVVDKGSADGVETGNVFTIVRQEDTVGGTLLKPTQKDKALPSEAIGLCLVTEVKERASNCLVTASLREIIPGDHAELRVGKAPTASR